The genomic stretch ACGTTCGCGATGGCCCAGCACAGGTGTTCCGGCTCCAACGCGGGATCGAGGTGCAGGGCGATCCGGGTGACGTCGCGGCGGCGGCCCAGCTCGCGGAGAAGAGGCAGGAGGTCGAGGCGGAGCGTGCAGGACACGCAGCCGTGGGCCAGTTCCACGGCAGTCGTCTCCTCGACCACGACGCCGGCGCGGCGGCGGCGGAGTGTCCGGACGACCACGCCTTCGCCGAGCCGCGTCACGTCGTGGTGGATCAGCACCGTTCCCGGTCGGTCGAGCAACGCCGAGGCCACCCGGGCCGAGTCGGCCGCCCGGAGACCGGTCACGAGCACCAGGGGCGTGTCTGCCGCAGTCATACCGGCCACCCTACTGCACATGGGAATCATTCTCATCTAGGGTTATCGGCGTCCCGACTCCCCACGACTGGAGACGATCATGGCCACCTACTGCGAGGTGACCGGCCGCAGGCCTGGCTTCGGCAAGGCAGTCAGCCACTCGCACCGGCGCACCAGCCGGCGGTTCGACCCCAACCTGCAGCGCAAGCGCTTCTTCCTGCCGTCGGAGAACCGCTGGGTCAGGCTGACCGTGTCGGCCAAGGGCATCAAGACGATCGACGCCCAGGGCATCGAGGCGGTCATCGCCCGGCTGCGCGCCACCGACCCCGACGTCCGCCGTCGGCTGGGCGCCGGGCGGGACGCCTGATGGCACGCGGCACCGACATCCGTCCCGTCGTCCGGCTCAAGTCGACGGCCGGCACCGGCTACACCTACGTGACCCGCAAGAACCGGCGCAACGACCCCGACCGCCTGGTGCTGCGCAAGTACGACCCGGTCGTCCGCCGCCACGTCGAGTTCCGGGAGGAGCGCTGAGATGGCCAAGACGTCGAAGATCGTGAAGGACCGGCAGCGCCGGGAGATCGTCGCCCGGCACGCCGAACGCCGCCTCGCGCTGAAGGAGACGGCCCGCACCGCGGCCACGCCGGAGGAGCGCGCCGAGGCCCTGCGTGCCCTCCGCCGACTGCCGAGGGACGCCAGCCCCACCCGGCTGCGCAATCGTGACGTGGCCGACGGCCGGCCGCGCGGCCATCTGCGGAAGTTCGGGCTCTCCCGGATCCGCTTCCGGCAGATGGCTCACGCCGGCGAGCTGCCCGGGGTCCGGAAGTCGTCGTGGTGAGGCCGGCGCGGCCCCGCCGCCGACGGACCCTGCCCGATCCGGTGAGCTGGTACGACGTGCCGACGCTGCGCTCGTTCATCTCCGATCGCGGGAAGATCCGCAGCCGCAGGCTCACCGGACTGGACCCGCAGCAACACCGCCAGGTCGCCCGCGCCATCAAGAACGCGCGGGAGATGGCACTGCTGCCCTACCCGACCGCCGCACAGCGGTGAGCCGGGCAGCCCGGTGAGCGACTCCTACCAGGACATGGGCGAGCTCCACGACCTGTTCGTCGAGGACGCCTGGGCGAGGCTCCGGCCGGCGCTCACCCAGGCCTTCGGGCAGCTGGACGGGTCGGC from Blastococcus sp. PRF04-17 encodes the following:
- the rpmB gene encoding 50S ribosomal protein L28, which gives rise to MATYCEVTGRRPGFGKAVSHSHRRTSRRFDPNLQRKRFFLPSENRWVRLTVSAKGIKTIDAQGIEAVIARLRATDPDVRRRLGAGRDA
- the rpmG gene encoding 50S ribosomal protein L33, which gives rise to MARGTDIRPVVRLKSTAGTGYTYVTRKNRRNDPDRLVLRKYDPVVRRHVEFREER
- the rpsN gene encoding 30S ribosomal protein S14; the protein is MAKTSKIVKDRQRREIVARHAERRLALKETARTAATPEERAEALRALRRLPRDASPTRLRNRDVADGRPRGHLRKFGLSRIRFRQMAHAGELPGVRKSSW
- the rpsR gene encoding 30S ribosomal protein S18 yields the protein MSWYDVPTLRSFISDRGKIRSRRLTGLDPQQHRQVARAIKNAREMALLPYPTAAQR